The following are from one region of the Bacillus sp. (in: firmicutes) genome:
- the mntR gene encoding transcriptional regulator MntR — MPTPSMEDYLEQIYLLIDQKGYARVSDIAENLSVQPSSVTKMVQKLDKDDYLIYEKYRGIILTAKGKKIGQRLLYRHELLEQFLELIGVKKENIYNDVEGIEHHLSWNSIDRIGDLVQYLEKNKQEYEDYLEGLYTSEKSLDEKK; from the coding sequence ATGCCTACACCTAGTATGGAAGACTATTTGGAACAAATTTACTTACTAATAGACCAAAAAGGTTATGCAAGAGTATCGGATATTGCGGAAAATTTATCTGTTCAACCATCTTCTGTGACGAAAATGGTGCAAAAATTAGATAAAGACGATTATCTTATATATGAAAAATATCGTGGCATTATTCTCACAGCAAAAGGAAAAAAGATTGGGCAACGCTTATTATATCGCCACGAATTATTAGAACAATTTTTGGAGCTTATTGGCGTCAAAAAAGAGAATATTTATAATGATGTTGAGGGGATTGAACATCATTTGAGCTGGAACTCAATTGACAGAATTGGGGACCTTGTCCAATATCTTGAGAAGAATAAACAGGAGTATGAAGATTATTTAGAGGGGCTTTATACGTCTGAAAAGAGTTTGGACGAAAAAAAATAA
- a CDS encoding ferrous iron transporter B: MGQQFPLSHHSLADIAKHAATLMNEQVRDEIVENIYKESSTICKNVVAYKDKEKWKTEKIDAILTSPIWGFPIMFAMLGIVFWITIAGANVPSEMIAAGFAWLEELLTKFFIAIHAPNWLHGMFVLGFFRGTAWVVSVMLPPMAIFFPLFALLENYGYLPRVAFNLDRLFKGVGAHGKQGLTMAMGFGCNAAAIMATRIIESPRERMLAILTNNFVPCNGRWPILILVASLYMAATFSGGMATLVTAGTVMGMVLIGIAVTLAVSWLLSKTLLKGVPSHYTLELPPYRRPKVWNTVVRASLDKSWFVLKRAVIIAAPASIITWILANIYIGDTSILMHFVEFLDPFARMLGLDGFILAAFILGLPANEIVIPILLMGYLSQGALLEIENLSEIKQIFINQGWTWLTALNMMLFSLLHYPCGTTLFNIYKETKSKKWTFLSFLIPTSIAIIVTFVIATAARAFGWV; this comes from the coding sequence ATGGGCCAACAATTTCCTTTATCGCATCATTCATTAGCTGATATTGCCAAACATGCCGCAACATTAATGAATGAACAAGTGCGTGATGAAATCGTTGAAAACATTTATAAAGAAAGTTCGACTATATGCAAAAATGTTGTGGCATATAAGGACAAGGAAAAATGGAAAACAGAAAAAATTGATGCTATTTTAACTTCGCCAATCTGGGGATTTCCGATTATGTTTGCCATGCTTGGCATTGTTTTTTGGATTACGATTGCTGGTGCTAATGTTCCATCGGAAATGATTGCCGCAGGATTCGCTTGGTTGGAGGAGCTGTTGACTAAATTTTTTATTGCGATCCATGCTCCTAACTGGCTCCACGGTATGTTCGTTTTGGGCTTTTTCAGAGGAACAGCATGGGTTGTCAGTGTGATGCTCCCGCCAATGGCGATTTTCTTTCCGTTATTTGCCTTGCTTGAAAATTACGGCTATTTGCCTCGTGTTGCATTTAACCTTGACCGCCTTTTTAAGGGTGTTGGCGCCCATGGAAAGCAAGGGCTGACAATGGCGATGGGCTTTGGCTGTAATGCTGCGGCAATTATGGCAACAAGAATAATTGAGTCCCCACGAGAGAGAATGCTAGCGATTTTAACGAATAATTTCGTACCATGTAATGGACGCTGGCCAATCTTAATTTTAGTGGCATCGTTATATATGGCAGCCACTTTTAGCGGTGGAATGGCTACCCTTGTCACGGCTGGAACCGTTATGGGCATGGTACTAATCGGCATTGCTGTAACGTTAGCTGTATCGTGGCTTTTATCAAAGACATTATTAAAGGGTGTGCCTTCTCATTATACATTGGAGCTGCCGCCTTATCGTCGCCCGAAAGTTTGGAATACGGTTGTGCGAGCGAGTCTTGATAAATCTTGGTTTGTTTTAAAAAGGGCAGTCATCATTGCTGCACCTGCTTCCATCATTACATGGATTTTGGCAAATATTTATATTGGCGACACGTCCATCCTTATGCATTTTGTAGAGTTTCTCGACCCTTTTGCAAGAATGCTAGGATTAGATGGGTTTATTTTAGCAGCATTTATTTTAGGTTTACCTGCCAATGAAATAGTCATTCCGATTTTATTAATGGGCTATTTATCACAAGGCGCTTTGCTTGAAATTGAGAACTTGTCTGAGATCAAACAAATTTTTATTAACCAAGGCTGGACATGGTTAACTGCTTTAAATATGATGTTGTTTTCGCTCTTGCACTATCCATGTGGAACAACATTGTTTAATATTTACAAAGAAACAAAGAGTAAAAAATGGACGTTTCTCTCATTTTTAATTCCAACTTCGATTGCCATTATCGTAACCTTTGTGATTGCTACAGCGGCAAGAGCATTCGGTTGGGTTTAG
- a CDS encoding GTP-binding protein: MTTYKIALAGNPNTGKSTLFNALTGLKQHTGNWAGKTVELAEGAFQYLDDTYKIIDLPGTYSLYSNSHDEEVARDYILFENPDVTLVVVDATALERNLNLALQVLEMTKKVIICVNLIDEAEKKGIKIDDQGLSKQLNVPVVKISARNKQGFDNLFKAIHDLVHGAITTKIYTIHYSPELEKKIAELEPSIKKIVGNKLPSRWIALRLLDGDKRLIESLSKRM, encoded by the coding sequence GTGACCACATACAAAATTGCTTTAGCTGGCAATCCAAATACTGGCAAGAGCACCCTTTTTAATGCGCTGACAGGCTTAAAGCAGCATACTGGAAATTGGGCAGGCAAAACGGTTGAACTAGCTGAAGGGGCGTTCCAATATTTAGATGACACCTACAAAATCATTGACCTGCCTGGAACGTATTCCTTATATTCCAATTCTCATGATGAAGAAGTGGCAAGAGATTATATTTTGTTTGAAAATCCAGATGTGACCTTAGTTGTTGTTGATGCAACCGCATTGGAACGGAATTTAAATCTTGCACTACAAGTATTGGAAATGACCAAAAAAGTGATTATTTGCGTGAATTTAATCGATGAGGCCGAAAAAAAAGGAATAAAAATTGATGATCAAGGCTTGTCTAAACAGCTGAATGTACCAGTTGTAAAAATTTCAGCAAGAAATAAGCAAGGCTTTGACAATTTATTTAAAGCAATTCACGACCTTGTACATGGGGCAATCACTACAAAAATATATACAATCCATTATTCGCCTGAATTAGAAAAGAAAATCGCGGAATTAGAGCCTTCAATAAAAAAAATAGTTGGCAATAAACTACCATCACGGTGGATTGCGTTGAGGCTTTTAGATGGGGATAAAAGATTAATAGAAAGCTTAAGTAAAAGGATGTGA
- a CDS encoding ferrous iron transport protein A has translation MTENIILLSQCETGDAVVIESISIQGVMRRRLLDLGFIKGAYVDVLQKSPLGDPTAYRVNNTTIALRKEESSHIFVKKLKEDAL, from the coding sequence ATGACTGAAAATATTATTTTACTTTCTCAATGTGAAACCGGTGATGCTGTTGTAATTGAAAGCATATCCATTCAGGGCGTGATGCGTCGCCGTTTGTTAGATTTAGGCTTCATTAAAGGTGCATATGTTGATGTTTTGCAAAAAAGTCCATTAGGTGACCCAACAGCTTATCGTGTAAACAATACAACAATCGCTTTGCGAAAAGAAGAAAGTTCTCATATCTTTGTAAAAAAATTAAAGGAGGATGCATTGTGA
- a CDS encoding bifunctional folylpolyglutamate synthase/dihydrofolate synthase, translating to MKTEFNEALHWLNNRLTFGIKPGLERMRFMLEQLGNPERRLKTVHVAGTNGKGSTVSFMRHILQEAGYVVGTFTSPYIESFNERISVNGEPISDEDFVEIVKKIKPIVEKCEASDYGAPTEFEVLTIIALVYFANYAYPDITLMETGLGGRLDSTNVIYPLVSVITNIGQDHMNILGHTIAEIAKEKAGIIKSGVPVVTAVEDEEALKVISETAKAKNAKQYRLGGEFKIEEATLSNGRETFTFKSFFNKLENLEISMKGAHQIKNAATALMTIDYLRQYYSFVIDEEQIRNGLRKTTWNGRFEKISDEPLIFIDGAHNPEGIDSLCDTINRYYLDKKVHIIFSALKDKLLNEMIGKLDNIADKLIFTQFEFPRCAEARELFELSTSTNKHIEADWKKAIEDERREIGTKEDGVLIITGSLYFISEVRRLLQ from the coding sequence ATGAAAACTGAATTTAACGAAGCATTGCATTGGCTGAACAACCGTCTTACATTTGGCATTAAGCCTGGATTAGAGCGCATGAGATTCATGCTTGAACAGCTTGGCAATCCAGAAAGAAGACTGAAGACCGTTCATGTTGCTGGTACAAATGGAAAAGGCTCCACGGTCAGCTTTATGCGCCATATTTTACAAGAAGCAGGCTATGTTGTTGGCACATTTACTTCACCATATATCGAAAGCTTTAATGAAAGAATTAGCGTAAACGGAGAGCCGATTTCTGATGAGGATTTTGTCGAGATTGTCAAAAAAATAAAACCAATTGTGGAGAAATGCGAAGCTTCTGATTATGGTGCTCCAACCGAATTTGAAGTATTAACCATTATCGCCCTCGTTTATTTCGCAAACTACGCCTATCCAGATATTACCCTAATGGAAACGGGCCTTGGTGGCAGATTGGATTCAACAAATGTGATTTACCCACTTGTTTCAGTCATCACAAATATCGGACAAGACCACATGAATATCCTAGGTCACACAATTGCAGAGATTGCTAAAGAAAAAGCGGGAATCATTAAATCAGGTGTCCCAGTCGTTACGGCGGTCGAAGATGAGGAAGCATTAAAGGTAATCAGTGAAACTGCAAAAGCTAAAAATGCCAAGCAGTATAGGTTAGGCGGGGAATTTAAAATAGAGGAAGCAACGCTGAGCAACGGTCGTGAAACATTTACGTTTAAATCATTTTTTAACAAATTAGAGAACCTTGAAATCTCAATGAAAGGCGCACACCAAATAAAAAACGCCGCGACAGCATTAATGACCATTGATTATTTAAGACAATATTATTCATTCGTCATTGATGAAGAACAAATAAGAAATGGTCTACGGAAAACAACTTGGAATGGGCGTTTCGAAAAAATTTCCGACGAACCGCTTATCTTTATTGACGGCGCCCATAACCCAGAAGGCATTGATTCTCTGTGCGACACAATCAACCGCTATTATCTAGATAAGAAAGTTCATATCATTTTCAGCGCTTTGAAAGATAAACTTTTAAATGAGATGATTGGCAAATTGGACAACATCGCTGATAAGCTTATTTTTACGCAATTTGAATTTCCGCGTTGTGCAGAGGCTCGGGAGCTGTTCGAATTATCAACGTCTACGAATAAACACATCGAAGCAGATTGGAAAAAAGCAATTGAGGATGAAAGGCGGGAAATTGGAACGAAGGAAGATGGAGTTTTGATTATTACGGGGTCACTTTATTTTATTTCGGAAGTACGTAGGCTTCTTCAGTAA
- a CDS encoding VWA domain-containing protein: protein MNWKKVFHSLIALLFVLTQFCPISTSAASSSASLGINVTPTNTKGYLIDNETGAAVADIYANVIPEGVFNGETRVKPMDVIFIVDVSFSMMDTLNYEWKNGWLLQIVSKLEGARRASNSLIEQLKKTTIDGDRFALITYHQSAEKFTNFNESNQSRNDVNKHLDKINKKIQDSKIKLSGTNYYKALKMADEMFVDSNNTKYVIFLTDGKPNHGPNNVKRDINGMYQQSGCLNCKKVYIEQEDTTITNHLLGQSPFLHRSEFKHNGKTYKYSYEYNVYDLAAFDVANTFAAKNVNLYSIGLGKWYNSDKKFLNNLSKITGGKSFIAQTADELKNQLLHIGEDINQTTMRDIQLKINLKNVSFPDGGHVGIPEDSDAIMMKSGKEHNLYVNIPEINYKVGAGTPPAMNKLFTLEFDQPGAYTFNDVSLSYTNLAGQKQNVPATAFTINVLDNDSIGLKFLNPPYKINAYKDETMLDLTTEVVFDPEPEEDDEIEFPELTWSSSDPSVVTVVDGIVTAKGIGATTITAESVDNPSLKATAPVQVNLKALKFKLASYEYKLGKEMYPELEDPVYNFNLNPEAIEWEVNRPDILTVDDKGVIEQAGSQCGFVIVTAKLKDDYKFNSNPSDPGYEIVEAKTLIKVPADASKIDGSGKEW from the coding sequence GTGAATTGGAAAAAGGTGTTTCATAGTCTAATAGCACTTTTATTTGTACTGACCCAATTTTGTCCAATAAGTACTAGTGCGGCATCAAGCAGTGCTTCATTGGGAATTAATGTAACACCCACAAACACAAAAGGGTATCTAATTGATAATGAAACAGGTGCAGCGGTTGCTGATATTTATGCAAATGTAATCCCTGAAGGAGTTTTCAATGGTGAGACACGCGTAAAGCCGATGGATGTAATTTTCATCGTAGATGTTTCATTTTCAATGATGGATACACTTAACTACGAATGGAAGAATGGTTGGCTATTACAAATTGTTTCAAAACTGGAGGGGGCTAGGAGAGCGTCTAATAGTTTAATTGAACAATTAAAGAAAACAACCATTGATGGCGATCGTTTTGCGTTAATCACTTACCATCAAAGCGCGGAGAAATTTACTAATTTCAACGAGTCAAATCAATCTAGAAATGACGTAAATAAACATTTAGACAAAATTAATAAAAAAATTCAAGACTCAAAAATTAAACTTTCTGGGACGAATTACTACAAGGCATTAAAAATGGCTGATGAAATGTTTGTCGATAGTAACAATACAAAATATGTTATCTTTTTAACCGATGGAAAACCAAATCACGGTCCGAATAATGTAAAGAGAGATATTAATGGAATGTATCAGCAATCAGGATGCCTCAATTGTAAAAAAGTTTATATAGAACAAGAAGATACGACAATCACGAATCATTTATTGGGACAAAGTCCATTTCTTCATCGTTCGGAATTTAAACATAATGGGAAAACATATAAATATTCCTATGAATACAATGTTTATGATTTAGCCGCATTTGATGTTGCCAATACATTTGCAGCAAAAAACGTAAATCTATATTCAATAGGATTAGGGAAATGGTACAACTCTGATAAAAAATTCTTGAATAATTTATCGAAAATCACTGGTGGCAAGTCATTTATTGCTCAAACAGCAGATGAGTTAAAAAATCAATTACTCCATATTGGAGAGGATATTAATCAAACGACGATGAGAGATATCCAACTTAAGATTAATTTGAAAAACGTATCGTTTCCAGACGGTGGACATGTTGGGATTCCAGAAGATTCCGATGCAATTATGATGAAAAGTGGAAAAGAGCATAACTTATATGTCAATATACCTGAAATTAATTACAAAGTAGGTGCAGGAACACCGCCTGCCATGAATAAGCTATTTACGTTAGAGTTTGACCAACCTGGAGCTTATACATTTAACGATGTATCACTATCATATACAAATCTAGCAGGACAAAAGCAAAATGTGCCTGCCACGGCATTTACAATAAATGTTCTAGATAATGATAGCATCGGGTTAAAATTTTTGAACCCACCATATAAGATTAATGCTTATAAAGATGAAACGATGCTCGATTTAACAACAGAGGTTGTCTTTGACCCAGAACCTGAGGAAGATGATGAAATTGAATTCCCAGAATTAACATGGTCAAGTAGTGATCCAAGTGTTGTGACAGTTGTAGATGGAATTGTTACAGCTAAGGGAATTGGTGCAACTACGATAACTGCTGAATCCGTAGATAATCCAAGTTTGAAGGCAACAGCTCCAGTGCAAGTAAACTTAAAAGCTTTGAAGTTTAAATTAGCTAGTTATGAATATAAACTTGGAAAAGAAATGTATCCGGAACTTGAAGACCCTGTATATAATTTCAATCTAAATCCAGAAGCAATCGAGTGGGAAGTAAATAGGCCAGATATTTTAACCGTTGATGATAAAGGTGTCATTGAGCAAGCAGGCTCGCAGTGTGGTTTTGTAATCGTAACGGCAAAGTTAAAAGATGATTACAAATTCAACAGTAATCCGAGTGACCCTGGATACGAAATTGTTGAAGCGAAAACTTTAATTAAAGTACCAGCAGATGCAAGTAAAATTGATGGTTCAGGAAAGGAATGGTAA
- a CDS encoding response regulator transcription factor has product MTEIGISGLISKEKSNQEIAKELHISKRTVEYHLTSIYQKLGVYSRVGAIMKGMEKGILYL; this is encoded by the coding sequence ATGACAGAAATTGGAATTTCGGGCCTTATTTCCAAAGAAAAAAGTAATCAAGAAATCGCAAAAGAACTACATATTAGTAAACGAACAGTAGAATACCATCTTACATCCATTTATCAGAAACTTGGCGTATATTCGCGGGTAGGAGCGATTATGAAAGGAATGGAAAAAGGGATTCTTTATTTATAA